From a single Falco peregrinus isolate bFalPer1 chromosome 10, bFalPer1.pri, whole genome shotgun sequence genomic region:
- the RC3H1 gene encoding roquin-1 isoform X10, whose amino-acid sequence MPVQAPQWTDFLSCPICTQTFDETIRKPISLGCGHTVCKMCLNKLHRKACPFDQTTINTDIELLPVNSALLQLVGAQVPEQQPITLCSGAEDTKHYEEGKKCVEELALYLKPLSSARGVGLNSTTQSVLSRPMQRKLVTLVHCQLVEEEGRIRAMRAARSLGERTVTELILQHQNPQQLSSNLWAAVRARGCQFLGPAMQEEALKLVLLALEDGSALSRKVLVLFVVQRLEPRFPQASKTSIGHVVQLLYRASCFKVTKRDEDSSLMQLKEEFRTYEALRREHDSQIVQIAMEAGLRIAPDQWSSLLYGDQSHKSHMQSIIDKLQTPASFAQSVQELTIALQRTGDPANLNRLRPHLELLANIDPSPDAPPPTWEQLENGLVAVRTVVHGLVDYIQNHSKKGTDQQQPPQHSKYKTYMCRDMKQRGGCPRGASCTFAHSQEELEKFRKMNKRLVPRRPLSASLGQLNEVGLPSGAILSEEGGVDLPNRKASALPNGIVSTGSTVTQLISRGTDSGYETALKPGKMEHLSSSAPGSPPDLLESVPKSSISALPVNPHPVPPRAPTDLPSVSVTKQLQMVPRGSQLYNTPQADMFYQDPRGAAPPFEPAPYQQGVYYPTQSMSRFVRPPPSAPEPGPPYLDHYPPYLQDRVVSPQYTQPQQYPPMGQPIYPPHYDSRRVYPPVQPYQREEIVRGSPVPIEIPQAAVPSYVPESRDRYQQTEGYCPVAPHLGQIRPSCHRPHPSLDELHRRRKEIMAQLEERKVISPPPFASSPTLPHPFHSEEIFVFVQYLDEDLKVAGKYKGNDYSQYSPWSCDTIGSYIGTKDAKPKDVVAARSVEMANIDSKAMRDQRLDMQRRAAETGDDDLIPFGDRPTVSRFGAISRTSKAMYQNSGPMQAMAVQGATTKSVISDYNPYGTHGGWGGSPYSPHQNIPSQGRFNDRERLSMSDVAGHGKQLPSAEREQQLRMELQQVDHQISQQTQMRGLEESQSSLDMKNKLGTNKQTENGQLEPQSKVPAEDLALTFSDVPNGSALTQENIGLLSSKTVSLSLSEDPEGGGENHDSQRAGVTPTSAP is encoded by the exons gttcctgagcagcagccaaTTACTTTATGTAGTGGAGCTGAAGACACCAAGCATTATGAGGAGGGCAAAAAATGTGTGGAAGAGTTGGCGTTGTACCTCAAACCACTCAGCAGCGCGAGAG GTGTGGGTCTTAACAGTACTACTCAGAGCGTGCTAAGTCGTCCCATGCAACGGAAACTTGTGACATTAGTTCATTGCCAGCTAGTGGAGGAAGAAGGGCGGATCAGAGCCATGCGTGCAGCACGGTCACTTGGTGAAAGAACAGTCACAGAGCTCATTCTTCAGCATCAAAatcctcagcagctctcctccaACCTCTGGGCTGCAGTGAGAGCCAGGGGGTGCCAGTTCCTTGGACCAG CAATGCAAGAGGAGGCTTTAAAGCTGGTTCTGCTGGCTCTGGAAGATGGATCTGCTTTGTCACGAAAGGTCTTGGTTCTCTTTGTGGTTCAGAGGCTGGAGCCGCGATTTCCTCAAGCTTCTAAAACTAGCATTGGGCATGTTGTCCAGCTTCTTTACAGAGCCTCATGCTTCAAG GTGACAAAGCGGGATGAGGATTCCTCTCTGATGCAACTGAAAGAGGAATTTCGGACTTACGAAGCTCTGAGAAGGGAACATGATTCCCAGATAGTTCAAATAGCTATGGAAGCAGGTTTACGCATTGCACCAGATCAGTGGTCCTCACTGTTATACGGAGACCAGTCCCACAAATCCCACATGCAGTCCATCATTGACAAG ttgcagACCCCAGCCTCATTTGCGCAGAGTGTTCAGGAACTAACTATTGCTCTTCAGAGGACCGGAGATCCAGCTAACCTGAATCGTCTTCGACCTCACCTAGAGCTCCTGGCAAACATTGATCCCAGTCCAG ATGCTCCACCTCCAACATGGGAACAGTTGGAAAACGGACTAGTTGCTGTGAGGACTGTGGTTCACGGCTTGGTTGATTATATCCAGAATCACAGCAAGAAAGGAACAGATCAGCAACAG CCTCCTCAACACAGCAAGTACAAGACATACATGTGCAGAGACATGAAACAGAGAGGAGGATGCCCCCGAGGGGCCAGCTGCACCTTTGCACATTCACAGGAGGAGCTAGAAAA attCCGTAAAATGAACAAGCGTCTGGTTCCCAGAAGACCCCTGAGTGCCTCCCTGGGCCAGCTAAATGAGGTGGGCCTGCCTTCAGGAGCTATCCTCTCGGAGGAAGGGGGAGTGGACTTGCCCAATAGAAAAGCTTCTGCTCTGCCAAATGGAATTGTGTCAACAGGCAGCACGGTGACGCAACTTATTTCTCGAGGGACTGACTCCGGTTATGAAACTGCTCTGAAGCCAGGGAAGATGGAACATCTGAGTAGCAGTGCCCCTGGATCTCCTCCTGACTT gCTGGAATCTGTCCCCAAGAGCTCTATTTCTGCCTTGCCAGTGAACCCTCATCCTGTACCCCCTCGGGCTCCAACAGACCTGCCTTCAGTGTCTGTCACCAAGCAGTTGCAAATGGTACCACGGGGGTCTCAGTTGTATAATACTCCACAAGCGGATATGTTTTATCAAGATCCTAGAGGAGCTGCCCCACCATTCGAGCCAGCACCCTACCAACAAG GAGTTTACTATCCCACTCAGTCCATGTCTCGCTTTGTCCGACCTCCTCCATCGGCTCCTGAACCTGGTCCACCTTATTTAGACCATTACCCACCCTACCTTCAGGATCGTGTGGTGAGCCCACAGTACACGCAGCCACAGCAGTATCCTCCCATGGGACAACCCATATACCCACCGCACTATGACAGCCGTCGCGTGTATCCCCCTGTCCAGCCGTATCAGCGAGAGGAGATTGTCCGAGGAAGCCCTGTACCCATTGAAATTCCACAAGCAGCTGTACCATCCTACGTTCCTGAATCCAGAGACAGATACCAGCAAACGGAGGGTTATTGCCCAGTGGCTCCGCATCTCGGTCAGATCAGACCTTCATGCCACAGG CCTCATCCCAGCCTGGATGAACTTCACCGACGCAGAAAAGAGATCATGGCCCAGCTAGAAGAGAGGAAGGTGATTTCTCCACCTCCTTTTGCATCCTCACCAACCTTGCCTCATCCTTTTCATTCAGAGGAG ATCTTTGTTTTCGTACAGTACTTGGATGAAGACCTGAAGGTAGCTGGGAAATACAAAGGAAATGACTACAGCCAGTACTCTCCCTGGTCCTGTGACACCATCGGCTCCTACATTGGAACCAAAGATGCAAAACCCAAAGATGTTGTGGCAGCGAGGAGTGTGGAGATGGCG AACATAGATAGTAAAGCCATGCGTGACCAACGATTAGACATGCAGCGAAGAGCAGCAGAGACTGGTGATGATGACCTCATTCCATTTGGAGACCGACCAACTGTGTCGAGATTTGGGGCTATCTCTCGTACTTCCAAAGCGATGTACCAGAATTCTGGTCCCATGCAGGCCATGGCTGTTCAGGGAGCTACCACCAAATCGGTCATTTCAG ACTACAATCCTTACGGAACTCACGGTGGCTGGGGAGGCTCTCCATATTCTCCTCATCAAAATATACCTTCTCAGGGACGTTTCAATGACAG GGAGAGACTGTCCATGTCAGATGTGGCTGGTCATGGGAAACAGTTACCCTCAGCAGAACGAGAGCAGCAGCTGCGCATGGAGCTGCAGCAAGTAGACCATCAGATTAGCCAGCAGACACAGATGCGAGGACTAGAG gaaagccAGTCTTCACTGGatatgaaaaacaaactggGCACGAataaacagacagaaaatggaCAGTTAGAACCGCAAAGCAAGGTTCCAGCTGAAGACCTCGCACTGACATTCAG TGATGTTCCAAATGGATCAGCCTTGACACAAGAGAACATTGGCCTCCTGTCCAGCAAGACAGTGTCTCTCAGCCTGTCAGAGGAcccagagggaggaggagaaaaccaCGACTCCCAGAGAGCGGGAGTTACACCCACATCTGCTCCATGA
- the RC3H1 gene encoding roquin-1 isoform X6: MPVQAPQWTDFLSCPICTQTFDETIRKPISLGCGHTVCKMCLNKLHRKACPFDQTTINTDIELLPVNSALLQLVGAQVPEQQPITLCSGAEDTKHYEEGKKCVEELALYLKPLSSARGVGLNSTTQSVLSRPMQRKLVTLVHCQLVEEEGRIRAMRAARSLGERTVTELILQHQNPQQLSSNLWAAVRARGCQFLGPAMQEEALKLVLLALEDGSALSRKVLVLFVVQRLEPRFPQASKTSIGHVVQLLYRASCFKVTKRDEDSSLMQLKEEFRTYEALRREHDSQIVQIAMEAGLRIAPDQWSSLLYGDQSHKSHMQSIIDKLQTPASFAQSVQELTIALQRTGDPANLNRLRPHLELLANIDPSPDAPPPTWEQLENGLVAVRTVVHGLVDYIQNHSKKGTDQQQPPQHSKYKTYMCRDMKQRGGCPRGASCTFAHSQEELEKFRKMNKRLVPRRPLSASLGQLNEVGLPSGAILSEEGGVDLPNRKASALPNGIVSTGSTVTQLISRGTDSGYETALKPGKMEHLSSSAPGSPPDLLESVPKSSISALPVNPHPVPPRAPTDLPSVSVTKQLQMVPRGSQLYNTPQADMFYQDPRGAAPPFEPAPYQQGVYYPTQSMSRFVRPPPSAPEPGPPYLDHYPPYLQDRVVSPQYTQPQQYPPMGQPIYPPHYDSRRVYPPVQPYQREEIVRGSPVPIEIPQAAVPSYVPESRDRYQQTEGYCPVAPHLGQIRPSCHRPHPSLDELHRRRKEIMAQLEERKVISPPPFASSPTLPHPFHSEEIFVFVQYLDEDLKVAGKYKGNDYSQYSPWSCDTIGSYIGTKDAKPKDVVAARSVEMANIDSKAMRDQRLDMQRRAAETGDDDLIPFGDRPTVSRFGAISRTSKAMYQNSGPMQAMAVQGATTKSVISDYNPYGTHGGWGGSPYSPHQNIPSQGRFNDRERLSMSDVAGHGKQLPSAEREQQLRMELQQVDHQISQQTQMRGLEREATTLAGQPQPPPPPPKWPGMISSEQLSLELHQVEREIGKRTRELSMESQSSLDMKNKLGTNKQTENGQLEPQSKVPAEDLALTFSSDVPNGSALTQENIGLLSSKTVSLSLSEDPEGGGENHDSQRAGVTPTSAP, encoded by the exons gttcctgagcagcagccaaTTACTTTATGTAGTGGAGCTGAAGACACCAAGCATTATGAGGAGGGCAAAAAATGTGTGGAAGAGTTGGCGTTGTACCTCAAACCACTCAGCAGCGCGAGAG GTGTGGGTCTTAACAGTACTACTCAGAGCGTGCTAAGTCGTCCCATGCAACGGAAACTTGTGACATTAGTTCATTGCCAGCTAGTGGAGGAAGAAGGGCGGATCAGAGCCATGCGTGCAGCACGGTCACTTGGTGAAAGAACAGTCACAGAGCTCATTCTTCAGCATCAAAatcctcagcagctctcctccaACCTCTGGGCTGCAGTGAGAGCCAGGGGGTGCCAGTTCCTTGGACCAG CAATGCAAGAGGAGGCTTTAAAGCTGGTTCTGCTGGCTCTGGAAGATGGATCTGCTTTGTCACGAAAGGTCTTGGTTCTCTTTGTGGTTCAGAGGCTGGAGCCGCGATTTCCTCAAGCTTCTAAAACTAGCATTGGGCATGTTGTCCAGCTTCTTTACAGAGCCTCATGCTTCAAG GTGACAAAGCGGGATGAGGATTCCTCTCTGATGCAACTGAAAGAGGAATTTCGGACTTACGAAGCTCTGAGAAGGGAACATGATTCCCAGATAGTTCAAATAGCTATGGAAGCAGGTTTACGCATTGCACCAGATCAGTGGTCCTCACTGTTATACGGAGACCAGTCCCACAAATCCCACATGCAGTCCATCATTGACAAG ttgcagACCCCAGCCTCATTTGCGCAGAGTGTTCAGGAACTAACTATTGCTCTTCAGAGGACCGGAGATCCAGCTAACCTGAATCGTCTTCGACCTCACCTAGAGCTCCTGGCAAACATTGATCCCAGTCCAG ATGCTCCACCTCCAACATGGGAACAGTTGGAAAACGGACTAGTTGCTGTGAGGACTGTGGTTCACGGCTTGGTTGATTATATCCAGAATCACAGCAAGAAAGGAACAGATCAGCAACAG CCTCCTCAACACAGCAAGTACAAGACATACATGTGCAGAGACATGAAACAGAGAGGAGGATGCCCCCGAGGGGCCAGCTGCACCTTTGCACATTCACAGGAGGAGCTAGAAAA attCCGTAAAATGAACAAGCGTCTGGTTCCCAGAAGACCCCTGAGTGCCTCCCTGGGCCAGCTAAATGAGGTGGGCCTGCCTTCAGGAGCTATCCTCTCGGAGGAAGGGGGAGTGGACTTGCCCAATAGAAAAGCTTCTGCTCTGCCAAATGGAATTGTGTCAACAGGCAGCACGGTGACGCAACTTATTTCTCGAGGGACTGACTCCGGTTATGAAACTGCTCTGAAGCCAGGGAAGATGGAACATCTGAGTAGCAGTGCCCCTGGATCTCCTCCTGACTT gCTGGAATCTGTCCCCAAGAGCTCTATTTCTGCCTTGCCAGTGAACCCTCATCCTGTACCCCCTCGGGCTCCAACAGACCTGCCTTCAGTGTCTGTCACCAAGCAGTTGCAAATGGTACCACGGGGGTCTCAGTTGTATAATACTCCACAAGCGGATATGTTTTATCAAGATCCTAGAGGAGCTGCCCCACCATTCGAGCCAGCACCCTACCAACAAG GAGTTTACTATCCCACTCAGTCCATGTCTCGCTTTGTCCGACCTCCTCCATCGGCTCCTGAACCTGGTCCACCTTATTTAGACCATTACCCACCCTACCTTCAGGATCGTGTGGTGAGCCCACAGTACACGCAGCCACAGCAGTATCCTCCCATGGGACAACCCATATACCCACCGCACTATGACAGCCGTCGCGTGTATCCCCCTGTCCAGCCGTATCAGCGAGAGGAGATTGTCCGAGGAAGCCCTGTACCCATTGAAATTCCACAAGCAGCTGTACCATCCTACGTTCCTGAATCCAGAGACAGATACCAGCAAACGGAGGGTTATTGCCCAGTGGCTCCGCATCTCGGTCAGATCAGACCTTCATGCCACAGG CCTCATCCCAGCCTGGATGAACTTCACCGACGCAGAAAAGAGATCATGGCCCAGCTAGAAGAGAGGAAGGTGATTTCTCCACCTCCTTTTGCATCCTCACCAACCTTGCCTCATCCTTTTCATTCAGAGGAG ATCTTTGTTTTCGTACAGTACTTGGATGAAGACCTGAAGGTAGCTGGGAAATACAAAGGAAATGACTACAGCCAGTACTCTCCCTGGTCCTGTGACACCATCGGCTCCTACATTGGAACCAAAGATGCAAAACCCAAAGATGTTGTGGCAGCGAGGAGTGTGGAGATGGCG AACATAGATAGTAAAGCCATGCGTGACCAACGATTAGACATGCAGCGAAGAGCAGCAGAGACTGGTGATGATGACCTCATTCCATTTGGAGACCGACCAACTGTGTCGAGATTTGGGGCTATCTCTCGTACTTCCAAAGCGATGTACCAGAATTCTGGTCCCATGCAGGCCATGGCTGTTCAGGGAGCTACCACCAAATCGGTCATTTCAG ACTACAATCCTTACGGAACTCACGGTGGCTGGGGAGGCTCTCCATATTCTCCTCATCAAAATATACCTTCTCAGGGACGTTTCAATGACAG GGAGAGACTGTCCATGTCAGATGTGGCTGGTCATGGGAAACAGTTACCCTCAGCAGAACGAGAGCAGCAGCTGCGCATGGAGCTGCAGCAAGTAGACCATCAGATTAGCCAGCAGACACAGATGCGAGGACTAGAG AGGGAGGCGACTACCCTGGCAGGCCAaccacagcccccacccccacctcccaagTGGCCTGGGATGATCTCAAGTGAACAGCTGAGCTTGGAGCTACACCAGGTGGAAAGGGAAATTGGGAAGAGAACCCGTGAGCTGAGCATG gaaagccAGTCTTCACTGGatatgaaaaacaaactggGCACGAataaacagacagaaaatggaCAGTTAGAACCGCAAAGCAAGGTTCCAGCTGAAGACCTCGCACTGACATTCAG CAGTGATGTTCCAAATGGATCAGCCTTGACACAAGAGAACATTGGCCTCCTGTCCAGCAAGACAGTGTCTCTCAGCCTGTCAGAGGAcccagagggaggaggagaaaaccaCGACTCCCAGAGAGCGGGAGTTACACCCACATCTGCTCCATGA
- the RC3H1 gene encoding roquin-1 isoform X5 → MPVQAPQWTDFLSCPICTQTFDETIRKPISLGCGHTVCKMCLNKLHRKACPFDQTTINTDIELLPVNSALLQLVGAQVPEQQPITLCSGAEDTKHYEEGKKCVEELALYLKPLSSARGVGLNSTTQSVLSRPMQRKLVTLVHCQLVEEEGRIRAMRAARSLGERTVTELILQHQNPQQLSSNLWAAVRARGCQFLGPAMQEEALKLVLLALEDGSALSRKVLVLFVVQRLEPRFPQASKTSIGHVVQLLYRASCFKVTKRDEDSSLMQLKEEFRTYEALRREHDSQIVQIAMEAGLRIAPDQWSSLLYGDQSHKSHMQSIIDKLQTPASFAQSVQELTIALQRTGDPANLNRLRPHLELLANIDPSPDAPPPTWEQLENGLVAVRTVVHGLVDYIQNHSKKGTDQQQPPQHSKYKTYMCRDMKQRGGCPRGASCTFAHSQEELEKFRKMNKRLVPRRPLSASLGQLNEVGLPSGAILSEEGGVDLPNRKASALPNGIVSTGSTVTQLISRGTDSGYETALKPGKMEHLSSSAPGSPPDLLESVPKSSISALPVNPHPVPPRAPTDLPSVSVTKQLQMVPRGSQLYNTPQADMFYQDPRGAAPPFEPAPYQQGVYYPTQSMSRFVRPPPSAPEPGPPYLDHYPPYLQDRVVSPQYTQPQQYPPMGQPIYPPHYDSRRVYPPVQPYQREEIVRGSPVPIEIPQAAVPSYVPESRDRYQQTEGYCPVAPHLGQIRPSCHRPHPSLDELHRRRKEIMAQLEERKVISPPPFASSPTLPHPFHSEEYLDEDLKVAGKYKGNDYSQYSPWSCDTIGSYIGTKDAKPKDVVAARSVEMANIDSKAMRDQRLDMQRRAAETGDDDLIPFGDRPTVSRFGAISRTSKAMYQNSGPMQAMAVQGATTKSVISDYNPYGTHGGWGGSPYSPHQNIPSQGRFNDRERLSMSDVAGHGKQLPSAEREQQLRMELQQVDHQISQQTQMRGLEAVSNRLLLQREATTLAGQPQPPPPPPKWPGMISSEQLSLELHQVEREIGKRTRELSMESQSSLDMKNKLGTNKQTENGQLEPQSKVPAEDLALTFSDVPNGSALTQENIGLLSSKTVSLSLSEDPEGGGENHDSQRAGVTPTSAP, encoded by the exons gttcctgagcagcagccaaTTACTTTATGTAGTGGAGCTGAAGACACCAAGCATTATGAGGAGGGCAAAAAATGTGTGGAAGAGTTGGCGTTGTACCTCAAACCACTCAGCAGCGCGAGAG GTGTGGGTCTTAACAGTACTACTCAGAGCGTGCTAAGTCGTCCCATGCAACGGAAACTTGTGACATTAGTTCATTGCCAGCTAGTGGAGGAAGAAGGGCGGATCAGAGCCATGCGTGCAGCACGGTCACTTGGTGAAAGAACAGTCACAGAGCTCATTCTTCAGCATCAAAatcctcagcagctctcctccaACCTCTGGGCTGCAGTGAGAGCCAGGGGGTGCCAGTTCCTTGGACCAG CAATGCAAGAGGAGGCTTTAAAGCTGGTTCTGCTGGCTCTGGAAGATGGATCTGCTTTGTCACGAAAGGTCTTGGTTCTCTTTGTGGTTCAGAGGCTGGAGCCGCGATTTCCTCAAGCTTCTAAAACTAGCATTGGGCATGTTGTCCAGCTTCTTTACAGAGCCTCATGCTTCAAG GTGACAAAGCGGGATGAGGATTCCTCTCTGATGCAACTGAAAGAGGAATTTCGGACTTACGAAGCTCTGAGAAGGGAACATGATTCCCAGATAGTTCAAATAGCTATGGAAGCAGGTTTACGCATTGCACCAGATCAGTGGTCCTCACTGTTATACGGAGACCAGTCCCACAAATCCCACATGCAGTCCATCATTGACAAG ttgcagACCCCAGCCTCATTTGCGCAGAGTGTTCAGGAACTAACTATTGCTCTTCAGAGGACCGGAGATCCAGCTAACCTGAATCGTCTTCGACCTCACCTAGAGCTCCTGGCAAACATTGATCCCAGTCCAG ATGCTCCACCTCCAACATGGGAACAGTTGGAAAACGGACTAGTTGCTGTGAGGACTGTGGTTCACGGCTTGGTTGATTATATCCAGAATCACAGCAAGAAAGGAACAGATCAGCAACAG CCTCCTCAACACAGCAAGTACAAGACATACATGTGCAGAGACATGAAACAGAGAGGAGGATGCCCCCGAGGGGCCAGCTGCACCTTTGCACATTCACAGGAGGAGCTAGAAAA attCCGTAAAATGAACAAGCGTCTGGTTCCCAGAAGACCCCTGAGTGCCTCCCTGGGCCAGCTAAATGAGGTGGGCCTGCCTTCAGGAGCTATCCTCTCGGAGGAAGGGGGAGTGGACTTGCCCAATAGAAAAGCTTCTGCTCTGCCAAATGGAATTGTGTCAACAGGCAGCACGGTGACGCAACTTATTTCTCGAGGGACTGACTCCGGTTATGAAACTGCTCTGAAGCCAGGGAAGATGGAACATCTGAGTAGCAGTGCCCCTGGATCTCCTCCTGACTT gCTGGAATCTGTCCCCAAGAGCTCTATTTCTGCCTTGCCAGTGAACCCTCATCCTGTACCCCCTCGGGCTCCAACAGACCTGCCTTCAGTGTCTGTCACCAAGCAGTTGCAAATGGTACCACGGGGGTCTCAGTTGTATAATACTCCACAAGCGGATATGTTTTATCAAGATCCTAGAGGAGCTGCCCCACCATTCGAGCCAGCACCCTACCAACAAG GAGTTTACTATCCCACTCAGTCCATGTCTCGCTTTGTCCGACCTCCTCCATCGGCTCCTGAACCTGGTCCACCTTATTTAGACCATTACCCACCCTACCTTCAGGATCGTGTGGTGAGCCCACAGTACACGCAGCCACAGCAGTATCCTCCCATGGGACAACCCATATACCCACCGCACTATGACAGCCGTCGCGTGTATCCCCCTGTCCAGCCGTATCAGCGAGAGGAGATTGTCCGAGGAAGCCCTGTACCCATTGAAATTCCACAAGCAGCTGTACCATCCTACGTTCCTGAATCCAGAGACAGATACCAGCAAACGGAGGGTTATTGCCCAGTGGCTCCGCATCTCGGTCAGATCAGACCTTCATGCCACAGG CCTCATCCCAGCCTGGATGAACTTCACCGACGCAGAAAAGAGATCATGGCCCAGCTAGAAGAGAGGAAGGTGATTTCTCCACCTCCTTTTGCATCCTCACCAACCTTGCCTCATCCTTTTCATTCAGAGGAG TACTTGGATGAAGACCTGAAGGTAGCTGGGAAATACAAAGGAAATGACTACAGCCAGTACTCTCCCTGGTCCTGTGACACCATCGGCTCCTACATTGGAACCAAAGATGCAAAACCCAAAGATGTTGTGGCAGCGAGGAGTGTGGAGATGGCG AACATAGATAGTAAAGCCATGCGTGACCAACGATTAGACATGCAGCGAAGAGCAGCAGAGACTGGTGATGATGACCTCATTCCATTTGGAGACCGACCAACTGTGTCGAGATTTGGGGCTATCTCTCGTACTTCCAAAGCGATGTACCAGAATTCTGGTCCCATGCAGGCCATGGCTGTTCAGGGAGCTACCACCAAATCGGTCATTTCAG ACTACAATCCTTACGGAACTCACGGTGGCTGGGGAGGCTCTCCATATTCTCCTCATCAAAATATACCTTCTCAGGGACGTTTCAATGACAG GGAGAGACTGTCCATGTCAGATGTGGCTGGTCATGGGAAACAGTTACCCTCAGCAGAACGAGAGCAGCAGCTGCGCATGGAGCTGCAGCAAGTAGACCATCAGATTAGCCAGCAGACACAGATGCGAGGACTAGAG GCTGTTAGTAACAGGCTGCTGTTGCAGAGGGAGGCGACTACCCTGGCAGGCCAaccacagcccccacccccacctcccaagTGGCCTGGGATGATCTCAAGTGAACAGCTGAGCTTGGAGCTACACCAGGTGGAAAGGGAAATTGGGAAGAGAACCCGTGAGCTGAGCATG gaaagccAGTCTTCACTGGatatgaaaaacaaactggGCACGAataaacagacagaaaatggaCAGTTAGAACCGCAAAGCAAGGTTCCAGCTGAAGACCTCGCACTGACATTCAG TGATGTTCCAAATGGATCAGCCTTGACACAAGAGAACATTGGCCTCCTGTCCAGCAAGACAGTGTCTCTCAGCCTGTCAGAGGAcccagagggaggaggagaaaaccaCGACTCCCAGAGAGCGGGAGTTACACCCACATCTGCTCCATGA